The genome window AGTCCTTGTCCATCGTGGTACCATAACCGTTAAGAGCCCATCGCTCCCGCATGGAGTCAAAGATGTCGTTTGCAGAAATGGAAAATATGAGGCGTTCGTTGCAGAATGACTTGCGTAAAGCCAGGTTCAGGCTTGCAAAGCCGTTTACTTTCTGGAAGCCGTCGTAAAGTCTTGTGCGCGTCCGGAAGTGCAACCTGCCCATGAAGGTCTTGGAGAAGGCAAACTGGTTGAGCAAAGAGAACGTTACTGCAGGTTTGTTCTTCACCAGCGAGCCATCATCATCCGGTGCATGGAAGTTCTGTTGCAGGTAGCTTACTTCTGCCGTAGGCTGATACCATTTGAACTTAGGAGAGGCGACGACAGAGGCATAGTACAGCTCTGAATGGTCATAGTTGTAGGCTGCGGTAAAGGCAATAGCCTTGTTCTGGTATAATCCACGTGTCCAGATTATCGCATCCTTGTAGTATTTATAGCCGGCAGAAATGTTCAGCCAGCTATACACGCCGTTTACTTCTATGTTGTGTATCTGTTCCGGGCGCAGTTCCGGGTTGCCCCCTTCATAGCCGTAGCGGTTGTTGTATTGTACGAAATTGCGCAGGGAACGGTAGCTCGGACGGTTGATTTTGTTGCTGTAATTAAGCTGGAGCGACCACTTCCCGTTGTTCCATGCCAGTGACGCAGAAGGGAAGAAGTTACTGTAACGCCGGCTGGCATCGTCCTGTTTAGTCCCGAAGGAGTAATAGTCTGACACTACATGCTCGTATCTTAGTCCTGCACTAAGCGAGAACTTGCCTAAAGGAAGGCTGTAATCTGCAAAAACAGCCTGGTTCCTTTCCTTGATGTCAGTCTCCGAGGATGCTACAATCTGCTCTTTATTGGTGAAGTTTCCCCAGGAGTTGGTATAGCTGAACTCCGTTCCCCAGTTCAGATTACCACGCCATAGCGGATATTCAAAGACAAGTTTTCCTGCCCAGAGATGACTGCGCTGGTTGCCAGAAGAGTGTACTTCACGGCTGGAAAGCTGGTCGGAGTGCTCTGTCTGGGCATGGTTTTCCTTAAACCTCATGGCTACATAGGATGCGTTGAAGTCTATTCCGAGTTTTCCGAGTCTGCCAACATAATACACATCAGCCTGATGACGGGCAGGAGTACGTATCTCAACATTCCCTTTCTGTGTTATCGTTCCTTCTGACATGCCGTTTTTGTAGATATTCTGAACACCATCCATTGTTCCGTCCATGCGGTAATTGGTGTAGAAACGGTAAGAGGCACCGATTGAGTTGCTGTCATTGAACAGGTAAGAAGTACCAATGCGTTCGGAAAGGGCATTGTGCCTGCCCTTATAATTGATGTGCTGTCGAATATCAACATCATCTCCGTTTGCGTGTATCTGAGAGTGAAGGTCGTTGTTCTCCTGCTGTAGATAGTTCATCCAGTAGAGGCTGTTGAACAGCTCCAGACGCTTTGTCCGATAAGTCAGCTTGGTCGATTCCGAGCCAGTCCACCATCCATTGTATTCCACATTGGCATCATTACGAAAGCTGAAGCCTTCATCCTGCCTGCGAATGGTTTTGATGCGGATGACGGACTGTACCTGTGCATCATACTGTGAGCCGGGACTTGTGATGACATCCACACTCTTGATGTTGTCAGACTTGAGTTCCGTCAGTTCCTTCATGTCACTTATCTTGCGGTTGTTGATATAGATAAGCGGTGTTCCCTTGGCAAAGACCTGCACACTGTTGCCGCTTGTCGTCACACGGGGAAGCTGTGCCAGTACGTCCATGGCACTGCCCATCTTTGCCAACAGTGAGTGTTCAATGTCAATTGTCATGCCTCCCCGTGTCATCTTGTATTGTGGTCGGACGGTCTTGACGGTCACTCCTTTCAGCTGTAAGGCATCGGGTGCAAGCTGGATAGTGCCTGCATTCTCGGTTGGGAAGGTTCGGTAAACGGTCTTGTAGCCCACGTAGCTGATGCGTGCAATGACCTTTGCCGGCTCGTAAGGCACTACGAACACACCGCTTTCATTGCTCACTCCACCAGCAACGGCACTGGAGTCGACTACTGATAACAGCAGTACATTGGCGTAAGGTACGGGTTGCCCGGTTTCATCAACGACCTTTCCCGTCAGATGTCGCTTTGTCTTGTGCGTGCATTCCACCATGATTGTATTCCCACGGTGTGTCATCCGTATGGGATAGAAGCCTATCAGCTGCTGGATGGCATCGGTAACACGCTGGTTCTTGATGCTGGTTGTAACACGGAAGTCCTCCAGTTCGTCATAAATAAAGTTGATTGTGTAACGGTTTTGCAGGCTGTTGAGTTCTTTCAACGCCTGTGCCATGGAGACATTGTTGTACTGTCGGGTGATGCGCTGGGCATGCAGTTGTAAGCTCAGAACGCAAAGCATGGATATAATATACTTTCTCATAGTTCTTTTCAATAGTTGGAGATAACTACAGTCGGCTCTTCTCTGCATTACCTGCACCTGTTCCCTTGTACTTGCTTCGTTTTGCATTGAAGTTATAGGTGAGAGTGATTCCTATGCGGCGTATGCAGTTATAGCAGTCCTTGGTATTGATAACATTCTGTCCATACTGCGTCCATGCGTCCCGTTTTGTCTTGAAGAGATCTATGGCATATACATTAAGAAGCAGCGCCTTGTGCAGGAAGGAGAGAGTGTATCCCACATCAACGGTACCAGATGCCTTGGTTTTTACGAAGTCTGTACAGACCTCGGAATTATATTTCATGTCCAAAGTTATAAAGCTGTTGGTCGAAAGGATAAGTTTGGTATTCATCTTTATGCTGACAAATGGGTCTTGTAGGTCTTCTGTACTTCCATACTTTCGTGTATTGAAGAATGGCTTAAGGAAGTCAATCTCCAATGTAGGTTGATACCATCCGAACTTAGGTGAAGCTACAAAGGAGGTTGAGAGGCTCTGTGTATGGTGAAAGTTCTGGTTTTGTATAAGTGCTATTTCCTTTCCGTCATAGAGCCTTGACGTGTAGGCAATGGCATCCTTATTGTAAGAATAATCTATGTCCAGACTTAGCCAGCTGTGTACTATGCTGAATCCGATACTGTGATTTATGGTTGGTCGCAGATAGGGGTTGCCGGCTTCATAGGTGAACCGATTGACATATTGAACGTTGCTTCTTAGGTCTCTATAGGAAGGGCGGCTGATGTGTTTAGCATAGTTCATCTGTAGAGACCACTTGTCTTTATTCCAGGAAACAGAAAGGTTGGGGAACCAGTCATGATAAGTGCGGCTTGGTTCATCCTCCTTTATGCCGAAAGAGCGGTAGAGTGCCGATGTGTACTCATAGCGTAATCCTGCCTCAACTGTCCAATTTCCCAATGGCAGTGAATAGTCAATAAAAGGTGCAATGTTTTTTTCTACAACAGTGTTGTCCGATGCGTCGACATATTTCTCCGGGTTATTATAGATGGAATGGGAGTGGGTATTTGTCGTTTCGGTCCCAATTTCTGCTTTTCCTTTACCAATGGGATAGCTGAGAATGAGCTTGGATGCCAACATTCTTATATGTCGTTCATTCTCTGTATTCACTTTGCGGGAGGGCAGATCGTCGCTGTTTTCTGTCCAGTTATCCCTGCGTCCGTCTTTCTTCCATATACCTGTACCATTGAAGACAATGTCCATTTTCCCTACTTTTCCTATATAGTAAAGGTTGGCGGTATGGTCAGGACCGTTGAAGATGTCTATATTAAGATTCTGCTGGATAATTCCTGTCAAAACATTATCTTTCCATACCTTCTGGTAGTTGTTCACACATTCTCCTTTTCCTACTATAGACTTGACCAGCGAATAGGAAGCACCAATAGAATGTTTTGGTGTAATATCATAACTGAAACCGGCTTTGGGGAGGAAGAACGAGGCTCGGAAATCAGTATTGGCAAGCTGTTCTTGGTAAATGGTATGGTCTGGGAGAAGCAGTTTGCTGCTGACAGTATTGCGTTCACCCTCATATCGTGTAGAGCTTGTGACATCTGTAAAAACTTCAAGTCCGCCTTTTCTGTATTTCACATTAACTTCCTCAAAACCGCCCCACTTGCTGTTGTTCTTGGCATTTACTGCTGTCATTACGCTCAGTCCGTCAGCTTTTATCCCTTTTGTATGGATGCGGATAACTGATTGAACAGACGCATTGTACTGTGCGCCTGGGTTTGTTAGAATCTCAATGTTTTTTATTTCAGTGGATTTTAAGGTTGTGAGTTCCTGCTTGTCACGTATTAGTCGGTTGTCAATGTAGATTTCCGGTGAACCTTTGGCAAAAATAGTAACACCTCCATTAGCATCAACATTTACACGAGGCAACTGTGCTAAAACGTCATTTGCGGTACCCATCTTTGCCAACAGTGAGTGTTCAATGTCGATTGTCATGCCTCCCCGTGTCATCTTGTATTGTGGTCGGACGGTCTTGACGGTCACTCCTTTCAGCTGTAAGGCATCGGGTGCAAGCTGGATAGTGCCTGCATTCTCGGTTGAGAAGGTTCGGTAAACGGTCTTGTAGCCCACGTAGCTGATGCGTGCAATGACCTTTGCCGGCTCGTAAGGCACTACGAACACACCGCTTTCATTGCTCACTCCACCAGCAACGGCACTGGAGTCGACTACTGACAGCAGCAGTACATTGGCGTAAGGTACGGGTTGCCCGGTTTCATCAACGACCTTTCCCGTCAGATGTCGCTTTGTCTTGTGCGTGCATTCCACCATGATTGTATTCCCACGGTGTGTCATCCGTATGGGATAGAAGCCTATCAGCTGCTGGATGGCATCGGTAACACGCTGGTTCTTGATGCTGGTTGTAACACGGAAGTCCTCCAGTTCGTCATAAATGAAGTTGATTGTGTAACGGTTTTGCAGGCTGTTGAGTTCTTTCAACGCCTGTGCCATGGAGACATTGTTGTACTGTCGGGTGATGCGCTGGGCTGATGCTCCACACATAATGGTGAGGAGCACGAGCGTTGTTAATAACCTTTTCATAGCTTTATTCTATTGTCAGGGTGTTGTCGGAATAGGTAAGGTTCACACGGTCAAAGGCATTCAGCAGTTCAATGTTCTGCTGGAGAGATGCCTGTTTGTCCCATTTGAAGAAAAGCCGCATATGGGTTGCGCCCGGGTTCAGTACTTTCACCTCTGCATGATAGTACTGAGCCATAGTATCGACGATGGTCTTCAGTGAAACATTCTCAAAGACAACCGGCTGCATGGGGATGCTGTCTTTCTGTGGAAGAAGCGTGCGTGTAAGGCTGTCAATGACAGCTTTACGTTGTTCCCGTATCTGTTTTAATGAGTCGGCTACGGTTGTCCGCTGTATCTGTGGCTGTGGATTGATTGGCTGTTTGTTACCGAAGAAAGGCAGAATACCCAACTGTACGGTTGCTGCAAAGGCAAGTCCTGATGCAAAGACAATGCCTGCGATAGAAGCTGCTATCTTCATTCTGCTGCGCTGTTGTGGTACAGAGTGCTGGGCAGAGAAGTGTTCCCACTCTTCCTCTACGTTCACTTCTCCAGCTTCATTACGTATCATGGCACGCTTGGTCATGGCTAAATCCTGCACAAAGATACGAATCTCCTCGTCGGCAAGCAGTGTTTCAATCTGCTCATCGGTATATTTTTCGGGATGTTCCTGCATGTCAAGGAACTGTATCCTTTTCTCTTCTGACTGGCTCTTGTTCATTGTCGTGCTTGTTTTAGTTGTTCTTTGACGGTGTCGATAGCTGCTGAAAGATGATGATAGACTGTCACCCGACTCACGTCCAGTTCGTCTGCAATGCGCTGGAAAGGTAGTCCTTGCAGATGTCGAAGACGAAGAATTTGGCGACGGATGGGCGGTTCAAGAAGTTCGATGATGCTCATCAACTGGTCGAGCAGTTCGTTGTCCTGTTCGGAAAGGACAGTCTCTGCGTCTGCCAGAAGCAGCTTCGCCGTCCGTTCGCGTATGTCTTTATGCGCAATGATGTTCAGACAACGGTTGCGGACAGCCCTCACAAGGTAGCCTTCTTCCGTCTCTGGCAGCAGTATAATCTGCTCACTTAGTACGTGGGCAAATACCTCACTTACCACGTCCCTGCACTCGTCACGGTCGTAGAGAATACTCTTTGCTACCCGAAACATCGGTTGATAATAATGCTTGAACAGCCTTTCTATGTCGGTCTTTTCATGCTTCATACACTATTCTTACAGTTCAACAACTGAAAATGTAAAGCAGAACAATGATTTTTTTGTATTAGATTGCAAAGATAATTACTTTGTTGCAATTAATGTCTTTTTCTAAGAGAGTTTCTTCCGTTTTACTGTTGGAAGCTAAAAAGGCTTTGTCTTCTGAATATATTTGGATGTGATCTGTTGTCATCCTGTTGTCAATTCATTGTCATCTACGCCTGAAACGCATGCATCTCATGTCTGTTGTTCGTAGAACTTATGTTTGTTGGCTGTTAAGGTGATGTCCATTTAATATATTTTCTGAATTCTAATGTCACCTTTATAAAATAGTTTTCTTACCTTTGCACGACATATTTAAATGAAAAAGCGAATGAAGAAGATAACTTTTCTCCTTGTTATGTTGGCATCTGTGCTGGCATTCAGTTCATGTAGTCATTCTGAGACCTATGCTGATCAGTTGGAACGGGAAAATAATGCAATCCATGCTTTCATAGTCAAAAAGGGTATCAACGTAATCAGTGAGGAGCAGTTTACTAAACAGGGAAATACAACTGACACAACAAAGAACCAGTATGTTCTCTTCTCCAATACAGGTGTGTATATGCAGATTGTGGAGAAAGGTACGGGTGAAACCATTAAAAAAGGAGAGACGGCAACAGTCCTCTGTCGTTTTACAGAGCGGAACCTTCTCAGGGACACGCTGCAGCTGTCTAATCAGTTCCTCATCTTCGGTGCTAAGGTTGACAAGATGTCAGTAACAAACACAAGTGGAACCTATACGGCTTCATTTGACCCGTCTTCCAGCGTGATGTATGATGCCTATAAGAGTACGTCAGTGCCAGCAGGATGGCTGGTGCCAATGCCCTATGTCGGTATTGGCAGGTTGACTTCAGCTGCCTCTAAGCTGTCGCACGTGAGACTTATTATCCCTTCACAGCAGGGACATATCAATGCCACACGGGCGGTTTATCCGAGCTTTTTTGATTTGACCTTCCAGAGAGGACTCTGATAGAAAGGTGATAAAGTAAAAAGGTAAGAAAACAAGAAAGTAAAAGGGGCGATTCCCTTCAAACATATTTTTAGGTATGACGCTTATCAAATCTATTTCCGGCATCCGTGGTACTATCGGAGGTCGTGCGGGAGACACACTGAACCCGCTGGACATTGTTAAATTCGTTTCAGCATACGCCACTTTCATTGCGCGTAAGCATCCCGGAAAGAAGCTGAAGATTGTTGTTGGTCGTGATGCACGTATCTCTGGTCCTATGGTCAAGAACGTTGTATGCGGTACGCTGATGGGAATTGGTGCTGATGTTGTGAACATCGGACTGGCAACAACTCCTACAACTGAGCTGGCTGTACGTATGAGCGGTGCGGATGGTGGTATCATCATCACAGCTTCTCACAATCCACGTCACTGGAATGCCCTGAAACTTCTGAACGAGGAGGGTGAGTTCCTTACAGCAGCTGATGGTGCTGAGGTGTTGGATATTGCTGACCGTGAGGATTTTGAATATGCTGACGTGGATGGTATGGGTAGCTATGTTGACGACGATTCGTTTGACGAGCGTCATATAGAAGAGGTGATGAACCTTGAATTGCTCGATCTTGAGGCTGTCAAGAACCGTAAGTTCCGTGTCGTAGTTGATGCTATCAACTCTGTCGGTGGTGTCATTCTGCCTAAACTTCTCGACCGTTTAGGTGTTGAGTATAAGTTCCTTAACGGTGATGCTACGGGCGACTTCTCTCACAATCCAGAACCGATTGCACAGAACCTCACAGGTATTATGGACGAGGTTTCCAAGGGTGGCTATGACCTGGGTATCGTTGTTGACCCGGATGTCGACCGTCTTGCATTCATTCAGGAGGATGGTCAGATGTATGGTGAGGAGTACACACTCGTTACAGTGGCTGATTATATCCTCGAACACGTGAAAGGCAATACCGTAAGCAACCTCTCGTCAACTCGTGCATTGCGTGATGTAACCGAGAAACACGGCGGTAAGTATTATGCTTCCGCTGTCGGTGAGGTGAATGTTACCACGAAGATGAAGGAAGTGGGTGCCGTTATCGGTGGTGAAGGCAATGGTGGTGTCATCTATCCTGACAGCCATTACGGTCGCGATGCTCTCGTTGGTATTGCGCTCTTCCTCAGCTCTTTGGCACAGAAAGGGATGAAGGCAAGCGAGCTTCGCAAGACATTCCCAGAGTATTTCATTGCGAAGAACCGTATCGACCTTACAGCTGATACTGATGTTGATGCAATTCTCGTACGTGTGAAAGAACTTTACGGACAGGAGAAGGATGTACAGGTAACTGATATCGACGGTGTCAAGCTCGATTTCCCTGATGCCTGGGTCCACCTCCGCAAGTCAAACACAGAACCTATCATCCGTGTCTACAGCGAGGCTAACACGATGGAGGCAGCCGATGCGTTGGGTAAGAAACTGATGCAGGTAGTTTACGATATGCAGTAAACTTAACCTTGTTGTAAAACAGAAGAGGATGCTTTGGGTATGTCACGAAGCATCCTCTTTTTCGTTGACAGCCTTTTGGTTCCATCTTTCAGCACAGTATCTGTATCTGAATCAGGTGAGTTGTAAAGAGCAAGGAAGTCAGGTTTTATAAACCGATATAGGCTCTTCTGTTCTTGTGTTCAGCCGTAACACAAGTTGTGTTTACTACCGACACGCTCCGTGCGGACCTATAACACGAAAGGAAAAAGTGTGGAATTGCAATGCGAAGATGAGTCGTCAGGCGTTTTTTTGGAATATTATATGTATCTTTGCGGTATCATCCATTAAAAGAGGAGGAAACGAGTATGAAATATCCTATCGGTATACAGAGTTATGAAAGTTTAAGAGAAGAAAACTATGTGTATGTTGACAAGACTGAAATGATATTTGAACTGGCTAAAAGGGGAAAGTATTATTTCCTTAGCCGTCCTCGTCGTTTTGGCAAGAGTCTGCTCGTTTCCACGATCGAAGCCTATTTCTCGGGACGTAAGGAATTGTTCAAGGGCTTGGCAATAGATGAACTGGAAACAAAGTGGGAATGTCATCCAGTATTGCATCTTGACCTTAATACGGAGCGTTATAACACTGTTGAGTCCTTGACTGATAAGCTGGAAGCTAATCTTAATGACTGGGAACAGTTGTATGGAAAGAACCCTGTTGCAAAGTCTTTTGCTACCCGTTTCGAGTATGTCATCCGATATGCTTACGAAAAGACAGGGCACTCTGTGGTGATTCTTGTGGATGAGTATGATAAGCCGATGTTGCAGGCTATCGGCAATGAAGAGCTGCAAAACGAATACCGTGGGATACTTAAAGGATTTTATGGTGCACTGAAGTCGCAGGATCGTTATATACGTTTCGCACTGCTTACGGGTGTTACGAAGTTCGGGAAAGTGAGTGTGTTCAGCGATTTGAACAACCTGCAGGACCTCTCAATGGATGAGAGATACCAGGCTCTTTGTGGTATGACAGAGGACGAAGTTGTGCGCTATTTCGGTGAACCCATCCGTGCGTTGGCTGTCAAGAACAAGCAGAGTGAAGAAGAAACGCTTGCCAGATTGAAGAAGCGTTACGATGGCTATCATTTTGTAGAGAATGGTATCGGTATCTATAATCCATTCAGCCTGTTGAATACCTTTGAGCGGTTGCAGTTTGGCAGCTACTGGTTTGAGACGGGTACACCAACCTATCTTGTGGAACTGTTGAAGCGTGATGACTATGTTCTGCCACATCTGACCGAAGAGGTATCTACGGCTGATGTTCTGAACAGTATTGACGTGGTTTCCAATAATCCGATTCCTGTGATTTATCAGAGCGGTTATCTTACCATCAAGGAATATGATGCTGAGTTCGGTGAATATACTTTGGGCTTCCCCAATGAGGAAGTGGAAGAGGGGTTCATGCGCTATCTTCTCCCTTATTATACTGGTTTGCACGATGTGGCAACTCCTTTCTCGATGAGTCAGTTCATTGGCGACCTCCGTTCAGGTCGTCCTGAACAGTTTATGCAACGGATGGCGGCACTCTTCGCAGATACGGACTATAAGATTGTAGGTAATTCTGAACTCTATTTCCAGAATGCTTTTTATCTTGTGGCAAAGATGATGGGCTTTTATACAAAGGTGGAACGAACGACCAGTAACGGGCGGATGGACCTGACGATAGAGACCAAGGATTATGTCTATATCGTAGAGTTCAAACTGGATGGTTCGGCTGATGCAGCTTTGCAGCAGATCGATGAAAAGGGTTATGACAAACCATTCTCAATGGATAAACGCCGCCTCTATAAGATTGGTGTGAACTTCTCTTTGGAGAAACGTTGCATTGATGCGTGGAAGATAGCACCTGCAGTGTAAGTGATAATCTACTGTTAAATATCAGATAATCAATTGTTTGTTCCTTATCTATTTACCGTCAGTATCAGTCAGTTTTCGTCCGTAGTGGGGAAGTAAAGTGATACTCTCCAATATATTTTTACGCCTTTTTGTTTGCTTTTATCTGTTTTCTTTCTAACTTTGTATCGATAGTTACAAAGCCTAATGTATCAGTGCTTTTCGGTAAGCATGTCACGCATAAGTTAGTTTTTGGTGTCTTACAGTATATTATACAATGGTAAATTAAACCTCTCTTCCCATCTTCAGCCGTGGTGTTGTTGGTAAACACCAATCGTGTTGATGCTGAACACCAATGGTGTTGAGCACTAAACATGTTGCAATGTGTTGCCGATTTGGGGACAATTTGTAGTCAGGAAGAGCTGTTACTACCCAAGGTGAATAAAACTTCTTTGATTAAAAGAGGATTGCTCTACCAACGTCAATATGATATCATCAATTTAAAAGAGGTTCTGTATAGGCGAGTATGCTATTATAGTTTTATCGGACAACAAAGATAATGTTTATATCATTTACTCTTGTATATATTTGGAAAATAGCAGTTAAGATGGATAAAGCAAAGATGATTTGTGTAGCCTTATGTGCGATGCCACTTCCTGTTGCAGCACAGACAGATTCAGTCTCAAAGGGTGTTCATCTGCAGGAGGTGGTTGTTGCAGGTGATATGGTGAAGCGGGAGGTGGACTATATCAACTGTATTCCTACTCCGAAACAACGAAAGCATGCCCATTCTGGATTCGAGCTTGTAAGGAATATGATGCTGGCAGGTGTGAGTGTGGATGCTGGGAATGGTGTCATTACGACGCCAGCTGGCATTGCGACGCTGTACATCAACGGCAGTAAGGCTTCTGTGAGAGAGATAACTACGTTACGTCCAAAGGATATCCTTCGTGTTGAATACTATGATATGCCTACGGGAAAGTATGCCAATGACAAGGCAGTGATGAACTATATTGTCAGGAATTACACTTCGGGTGGTTACACACAGGTGGATGCTATGCAGGGAGTGGGCTATCTGAAGGGCGACTATAACCTTATATCGAAGTACAGTCTTGGGCATTATAATGTGAATCTCTGGGCAGGTTCCAGTGTACAGAACCCTAAGGTTTACAGTGAGAGTACGACGGATTATCTGCTGGATAACCCTATCCGAAAGCAGGAGTCATCGTATGATACAGACTTAAAGGCTGTTGGACGTTATGTTGATGCCAGTATTAGTCGGAGGACGGAGCGTACAACGTGGATGCTTAGAGGCGGTATTGAGGTCAGCACAAGCCGTGATGATGTTCTGAAAGGAAGTTTGGTATATACTGGTTATACTGCTCCGTTGGTGTTTGCCAATAATGTCCTTGAGCGTGACAAGACGGTAAAGCCTTCTTTGTTTCTTTATTATAACCGGAATTTCAAGGGCGGAAAGAGCTTTGAATGTTCGTTGAATGGTTATTATGCACGCAATACTTATAAGCGTAATACTCTCGAAGACAGAGCGTTCGTGAGTGATGTGAATGAGGATTATACATATCTAAACTTCCATACAAGCTACATGCTTCCTCTTCCTAAGGAAAATAATCTGACGTTTAGCCTGATTGAATTTCTGAAGATAAGCCAAGATGAGTATAGAGGTAGCTCTCCGAGCCTGCAGCATCTGCGTACTTCTGAATCCTTGTTCTTTGTTGATTACACGAAGCGGTGGGGTAGGAAGCTGATGTTAGTAGTGCGTCCTGGTGTGTCTTTCCTTGCTTACAAGCTGCGTGGAGAACAACAGGTGACGCATTTTGCTCCACGTTTTCATACAATGTTCTCGTGGAGTCCAGCTAAGCAGCAGGCTTTACAGCTGTTCTTTGCATTAGGAAATACGTTCCCGACATTAAACACCGTTAACGCAGCAGAGCAGCAGATAGATCGTGTCTTGGTGCGTCGTGGCAATCCGACGATGGACAATTCCACGCTGCTTGGTCCTGCTTTGACCTACACGCTCAACTTCAAGAAATGGTCAGCACTGCTGTCTGCCAATTATGAATATATGAGTAATGCCATAGCCAATGTATATCTAAGGGACAATGATAGGCTGATTAATACCTATTCGAGTGATACACGTTATCATCAGTGCCAGCTGTTGCTGTCTGCAACATGGAAACCAGTGAGTGATTTCAATGTGAAATGGGATGGTGGCTATGAGTATTACTGTGTGACGGGAGCAGCTGACGAACGCTTAGGATGCTGTTATGCACGTCTGGGAGCGAATTACTTCCTGGGCGACTTTTCGCTGTCAGCCTCTGCACGGACAGCCCGCAAGGATTTAGTAGGGTGTCAGGAGCAGATACACCTTCCGTTCTGTTATGATTTATCAGGAGAGTGGAGTCACGGAAATCTGTCGGTAGTTGTTACTACAAGAAATCCCTTTATGCAGGGAAATGAGCGTAGGCGGAGTTTTATTGCACCTAA of Prevotella fusca JCM 17724 contains these proteins:
- a CDS encoding outer membrane beta-barrel family protein is translated as MRKYIISMLCVLSLQLHAQRITRQYNNVSMAQALKELNSLQNRYTINFIYDELEDFRVTTSIKNQRVTDAIQQLIGFYPIRMTHRGNTIMVECTHKTKRHLTGKVVDETGQPVPYANVLLLSVVDSSAVAGGVSNESGVFVVPYEPAKVIARISYVGYKTVYRTFPTENAGTIQLAPDALQLKGVTVKTVRPQYKMTRGGMTIDIEHSLLAKMGSAMDVLAQLPRVTTSGNSVQVFAKGTPLIYINNRKISDMKELTELKSDNIKSVDVITSPGSQYDAQVQSVIRIKTIRRQDEGFSFRNDANVEYNGWWTGSESTKLTYRTKRLELFNSLYWMNYLQQENNDLHSQIHANGDDVDIRQHINYKGRHNALSERIGTSYLFNDSNSIGASYRFYTNYRMDGTMDGVQNIYKNGMSEGTITQKGNVEIRTPARHQADVYYVGRLGKLGIDFNASYVAMRFKENHAQTEHSDQLSSREVHSSGNQRSHLWAGKLVFEYPLWRGNLNWGTEFSYTNSWGNFTNKEQIVASSETDIKERNQAVFADYSLPLGKFSLSAGLRYEHVVSDYYSFGTKQDDASRRYSNFFPSASLAWNNGKWSLQLNYSNKINRPSYRSLRNFVQYNNRYGYEGGNPELRPEQIHNIEVNGVYSWLNISAGYKYYKDAIIWTRGLYQNKAIAFTAAYNYDHSELYYASVVASPKFKWYQPTAEVSYLQQNFHAPDDDGSLVKNKPAVTFSLLNQFAFSKTFMGRLHFRTRTRLYDGFQKVNGFASLNLALRKSFCNERLIFSISANDIFDSMRERWALNGYGTTMDKDCNTYYRSVSLTVTYNFNAKRSKYKGTGAGNAEKSRL
- a CDS encoding DUF4974 domain-containing protein encodes the protein MNKSQSEEKRIQFLDMQEHPEKYTDEQIETLLADEEIRIFVQDLAMTKRAMIRNEAGEVNVEEEWEHFSAQHSVPQQRSRMKIAASIAGIVFASGLAFAATVQLGILPFFGNKQPINPQPQIQRTTVADSLKQIREQRKAVIDSLTRTLLPQKDSIPMQPVVFENVSLKTIVDTMAQYYHAEVKVLNPGATHMRLFFKWDKQASLQQNIELLNAFDRVNLTYSDNTLTIE
- a CDS encoding TonB-dependent receptor domain-containing protein, whose protein sequence is MKRLLTTLVLLTIMCGASAQRITRQYNNVSMAQALKELNSLQNRYTINFIYDELEDFRVTTSIKNQRVTDAIQQLIGFYPIRMTHRGNTIMVECTHKTKRHLTGKVVDETGQPVPYANVLLLSVVDSSAVAGGVSNESGVFVVPYEPAKVIARISYVGYKTVYRTFSTENAGTIQLAPDALQLKGVTVKTVRPQYKMTRGGMTIDIEHSLLAKMGTANDVLAQLPRVNVDANGGVTIFAKGSPEIYIDNRLIRDKQELTTLKSTEIKNIEILTNPGAQYNASVQSVIRIHTKGIKADGLSVMTAVNAKNNSKWGGFEEVNVKYRKGGLEVFTDVTSSTRYEGERNTVSSKLLLPDHTIYQEQLANTDFRASFFLPKAGFSYDITPKHSIGASYSLVKSIVGKGECVNNYQKVWKDNVLTGIIQQNLNIDIFNGPDHTANLYYIGKVGKMDIVFNGTGIWKKDGRRDNWTENSDDLPSRKVNTENERHIRMLASKLILSYPIGKGKAEIGTETTNTHSHSIYNNPEKYVDASDNTVVEKNIAPFIDYSLPLGNWTVEAGLRYEYTSALYRSFGIKEDEPSRTYHDWFPNLSVSWNKDKWSLQMNYAKHISRPSYRDLRSNVQYVNRFTYEAGNPYLRPTINHSIGFSIVHSWLSLDIDYSYNKDAIAYTSRLYDGKEIALIQNQNFHHTQSLSTSFVASPKFGWYQPTLEIDFLKPFFNTRKYGSTEDLQDPFVSIKMNTKLILSTNSFITLDMKYNSEVCTDFVKTKASGTVDVGYTLSFLHKALLLNVYAIDLFKTKRDAWTQYGQNVINTKDCYNCIRRIGITLTYNFNAKRSKYKGTGAGNAEKSRL
- a CDS encoding DUF4827 domain-containing protein, yielding MKKITFLLVMLASVLAFSSCSHSETYADQLERENNAIHAFIVKKGINVISEEQFTKQGNTTDTTKNQYVLFSNTGVYMQIVEKGTGETIKKGETATVLCRFTERNLLRDTLQLSNQFLIFGAKVDKMSVTNTSGTYTASFDPSSSVMYDAYKSTSVPAGWLVPMPYVGIGRLTSAASKLSHVRLIIPSQQGHINATRAVYPSFFDLTFQRGL
- a CDS encoding sigma-70 family RNA polymerase sigma factor, with amino-acid sequence MKHEKTDIERLFKHYYQPMFRVAKSILYDRDECRDVVSEVFAHVLSEQIILLPETEEGYLVRAVRNRCLNIIAHKDIRERTAKLLLADAETVLSEQDNELLDQLMSIIELLEPPIRRQILRLRHLQGLPFQRIADELDVSRVTVYHHLSAAIDTVKEQLKQARQ